The Alteromonas stellipolaris genome includes a region encoding these proteins:
- the glyS gene encoding glycine--tRNA ligase subunit beta yields the protein MRTENCLIELGTEELPPKALKSLGEAFAQQFEAALTAAELSFTSVSWFAAPRRLAVYVSALAESQADKTVEKRGPAVSAAFDADGTPTKAAQGWARGNGISVEDAERLVTDKGEWLLHKAHVPGKQIGELVESLLNQAIAKLPIPKAMRWGNYTTQFIRPVHTLTALYGSEVVNLTALGLASGRTIQGHRFHGDARFELDHADNYASALEAHYVVADFAARKDKVRQQLQTAADALSLTPDFNEDLLEEIASLVEWPVVMQASFEEGFLAVPKEALIYTMKDDQKYVPLLDSEGQLSNTFLFVSNIESQDPIQVISGNEKVIRPRLADAEFFFNSDKKTSLESRLASLESVLFQKQLGTLKEKSERISALSGFIASQIDANEALAARAGLLAKTDLMTNMVMEFPDVQGVMGKYYALNDGEDAAVAEALYEQYMPRFAGDALPSPGVSAAVALADKLDTLVGIFGIGQLPKGDKDPFALRRAAIGVLRIITELSLPLDLEALVAKAGEVYGNKLSNQDFQTQVVDFVLARFVAVLQDQGIAIDVIQAVSARRPTQPSDYVARVNAVAEFKQLEEAQALAAANKRVANILAKQGVDSSVNASIDESLLSEDAEKALYSALISAESVVTTAVATQNYTKILSTMATLRSAIDSFFDDVMVMAEDDAVKQNRLALLSLLRQLFLTTADVSLLAKS from the coding sequence GTGCGAACAGAGAATTGTTTGATAGAGCTTGGAACAGAAGAGCTTCCACCTAAAGCGCTTAAGTCTCTTGGCGAAGCCTTTGCACAGCAATTTGAGGCAGCACTTACCGCTGCTGAACTTAGTTTTACCAGCGTAAGTTGGTTTGCTGCACCTCGTCGCTTAGCTGTCTATGTGTCTGCTTTGGCTGAAAGCCAAGCTGATAAAACAGTAGAAAAACGCGGCCCTGCTGTAAGTGCCGCTTTTGACGCAGATGGTACTCCTACCAAGGCCGCTCAAGGTTGGGCCCGTGGTAATGGTATTAGTGTAGAAGATGCTGAGCGCCTTGTTACCGACAAAGGTGAGTGGCTGTTACACAAAGCGCACGTGCCTGGTAAACAGATTGGTGAGCTAGTTGAGTCTTTACTTAACCAGGCTATTGCTAAGCTTCCAATCCCTAAAGCGATGCGTTGGGGTAATTACACTACGCAATTTATTCGCCCAGTTCATACCCTTACTGCGCTGTATGGCAGTGAAGTAGTGAACTTAACCGCGTTAGGCTTAGCCAGCGGAAGGACTATTCAAGGCCATCGTTTTCATGGTGACGCGCGCTTTGAGCTAGACCATGCAGACAACTACGCAAGCGCCTTGGAAGCCCATTACGTGGTAGCTGATTTTGCCGCGCGTAAAGACAAGGTACGTCAGCAACTACAAACGGCTGCTGATGCGCTTTCGCTTACACCCGATTTTAATGAAGACCTGCTTGAAGAAATTGCTTCATTGGTTGAATGGCCGGTAGTGATGCAAGCAAGCTTTGAAGAAGGCTTTTTAGCGGTGCCTAAAGAAGCGCTTATTTACACCATGAAAGACGATCAGAAATATGTGCCATTGCTTGATAGCGAAGGTCAGCTTTCTAATACGTTCTTATTTGTAAGTAATATTGAAAGCCAAGATCCTATTCAGGTAATAAGCGGAAATGAAAAAGTTATTCGCCCTCGCCTAGCTGATGCTGAGTTCTTCTTTAACAGTGATAAAAAGACATCACTTGAAAGCAGACTTGCTAGCCTTGAGAGCGTGCTTTTCCAAAAGCAATTAGGAACACTTAAAGAAAAATCTGAACGTATTTCTGCGTTATCTGGTTTTATTGCTTCACAAATCGACGCGAATGAAGCCCTTGCGGCTCGTGCAGGTTTACTTGCTAAAACTGACTTAATGACCAATATGGTAATGGAATTCCCAGACGTACAAGGCGTTATGGGGAAATACTATGCGTTAAATGATGGTGAAGATGCTGCGGTTGCTGAAGCCCTGTACGAACAGTATATGCCTAGGTTTGCCGGCGATGCTTTACCTTCACCAGGTGTTAGTGCTGCAGTAGCGCTTGCTGATAAGCTAGATACGCTGGTTGGAATTTTCGGTATTGGCCAACTACCGAAAGGCGATAAAGACCCGTTCGCGTTACGCCGTGCCGCTATTGGTGTGCTACGGATTATCACCGAGCTTTCACTACCTCTCGATCTTGAAGCGCTTGTTGCTAAAGCGGGTGAAGTGTATGGAAATAAGCTTTCTAACCAAGACTTCCAAACACAAGTTGTCGACTTTGTATTAGCAAGATTTGTCGCGGTGTTGCAAGACCAAGGTATCGCTATTGATGTTATTCAAGCGGTTTCAGCAAGACGGCCTACTCAACCAAGCGATTATGTAGCCCGTGTAAACGCCGTAGCCGAGTTTAAACAACTTGAAGAAGCCCAAGCATTGGCAGCAGCTAATAAGCGTGTAGCGAATATTCTAGCGAAGCAAGGTGTCGATAGTAGCGTTAATGCTTCTATAGATGAATCATTGTTAAGTGAAGATGCTGAAAAAGCACTTTATAGCGCGCTAATTTCTGCTGAGTCTGTGGTAACCACAGCTGTTGCTACTCAAAATTACACTAAGATACTTTCTACTATGGCTACACTACGTAGTGCAATTGATAGTTTCTTCGATGACGTAATGGTAATGGCAGAAGATGACGCGGTTAAACAAAACAGACTTGCGTTGTTATCGCTTTTAAGGCAACTTTTCCTAACTACCGCAGATGTTTCCTTGTTGGCGAAGTCTTAA
- the yihA gene encoding ribosome biogenesis GTP-binding protein YihA/YsxC produces MSYYTKAKFFTSAPDIRHLKDDSGIEVAFAGRSNAGKSSALNTLTRQKNLARTSKTPGRTQLINVFNLEEDRRLVDLPGYGFAQVPLAMKNKWQQALGEYLQKRKSLKGLVVLMDIRHPFKDLDQDLIHWAVDSNIPVLALLTKSDKLKSGKRKAQLLMAQEAALAFMGDVTVNTFSSLNRQGLPELEKVLNKWLALDEKTADEE; encoded by the coding sequence ATGTCGTATTACACCAAAGCAAAGTTCTTTACCAGTGCACCTGATATTCGCCATTTAAAAGATGATAGCGGTATTGAGGTAGCGTTTGCTGGCCGTTCTAACGCGGGCAAGTCGAGCGCGTTGAATACACTCACTCGTCAAAAGAACCTGGCAAGAACCAGTAAAACACCGGGTCGTACACAACTTATAAATGTTTTTAATCTTGAAGAAGACCGTCGTTTAGTCGATTTGCCTGGTTATGGCTTTGCCCAAGTACCGCTTGCGATGAAAAATAAATGGCAACAAGCATTAGGTGAATACCTTCAAAAGCGTAAATCGCTTAAAGGTTTAGTTGTGCTAATGGATATTCGCCACCCATTTAAGGATCTTGATCAAGATTTGATTCACTGGGCGGTAGATTCCAATATCCCAGTATTAGCCTTACTAACTAAGTCAGATAAGCTTAAATCAGGGAAGCGAAAGGCTCAGCTACTTATGGCGCAGGAAGCTGCACTGGCGTTTATGGGTGATGTAACGGTAAATACCTTTTCATCATTAAATCGTCAGGGATTACCTGAACTCGAGAAAGTGTTGAATAAATGGTTGGCACTTGACGAAAAAACGGCTGACGAAGAATAA
- a CDS encoding DNA-3-methyladenine glycosylase I: protein MTSTRLNRCGWVSDDPLYQKYHDEQWGRPVIDSKELFAKLCLDGQQAGLSWITILKKQANYEAAFHDFEPTKIIQMDEQEIAACLQNPGIVRNKLKVASIIKNAHGYLNIEKRQRFSDFIWQFTDGKTIINEWEDFKEAPTFTAESKAMSKALKKEGFSFVGETICYAFMQAVGIVNDHVTSCHCYEETRSLARR, encoded by the coding sequence ATGACATCAACTAGATTGAATCGTTGTGGATGGGTGAGCGATGACCCTCTATATCAAAAATACCACGACGAGCAGTGGGGGCGACCCGTTATAGACAGCAAAGAGTTGTTCGCTAAACTTTGTTTAGATGGTCAACAAGCCGGATTGTCGTGGATAACCATCTTAAAAAAACAAGCAAATTACGAAGCCGCTTTCCATGACTTTGAACCAACAAAAATAATTCAAATGGATGAGCAAGAAATAGCGGCATGCTTGCAGAACCCTGGTATTGTGCGCAACAAGCTAAAAGTGGCGTCAATTATCAAAAATGCCCATGGCTATTTAAATATCGAAAAGCGCCAACGTTTTTCTGACTTTATTTGGCAGTTTACCGACGGTAAAACTATCATTAATGAATGGGAAGACTTTAAGGAGGCGCCTACCTTTACCGCTGAATCCAAAGCTATGTCAAAGGCGCTGAAAAAAGAGGGTTTTTCATTTGTAGGTGAAACCATTTGTTATGCCTTCATGCAAGCGGTAGGCATAGTGAACGACCATGTTACAAGCTGCCACTGCTACGAGGAAACGCGAAGTTTAGCAAGGCGCTAA
- the glyQ gene encoding glycine--tRNA ligase subunit alpha, whose amino-acid sequence MQKYDINTFQGLILALQDYWARQGCVIIQPLDMEVGAGTFHPMTFLRSLGPEPMSSAYVQTCRRPTDGRYGENPNRLQHYYQFQVMLKPSPDNIQELYLGSLKELGFDPLVHDIRFVEDNWESPTLGAWGLGWEVWLNGMEVTQFTYFQQVGGIECKPVTGEITYGLERLAMYVQGVDSIYDLVWADGPMGKVTYGDVFHQNEVEQSTYNFEYANVDALFRTFDECEAASQLLIEKNLPLPAYEQVMKASHAFNMLDARHAISVTERQRYILRVRTLAKACAESYFQKREALGFPLCNKES is encoded by the coding sequence ATGCAGAAATACGATATTAATACCTTTCAAGGTTTGATCCTTGCGCTTCAAGATTATTGGGCGCGTCAAGGGTGCGTTATAATTCAGCCCCTTGATATGGAAGTAGGTGCGGGTACCTTTCACCCAATGACATTTCTTCGTTCATTAGGCCCAGAGCCTATGAGCAGTGCCTATGTTCAAACTTGCCGTCGCCCTACTGATGGACGTTACGGTGAAAACCCAAACCGCTTACAGCATTACTATCAATTCCAAGTCATGTTGAAGCCTTCTCCTGACAATATTCAGGAATTGTATTTGGGTTCTTTGAAAGAATTAGGTTTCGATCCACTAGTGCATGACATTCGCTTCGTTGAAGATAACTGGGAGTCACCTACCCTTGGCGCTTGGGGCCTTGGTTGGGAAGTATGGCTAAATGGTATGGAAGTGACTCAGTTTACTTACTTCCAACAAGTTGGCGGTATTGAATGTAAGCCAGTTACTGGCGAAATTACTTACGGCTTAGAACGTTTAGCCATGTATGTACAAGGCGTAGATAGCATTTACGATTTAGTATGGGCAGATGGCCCTATGGGTAAAGTCACCTATGGCGACGTATTCCATCAAAATGAAGTAGAGCAATCTACCTATAACTTTGAATATGCCAACGTTGATGCCCTATTCCGTACATTCGATGAATGCGAAGCAGCTAGCCAACTACTTATCGAGAAAAATTTACCATTACCTGCCTACGAGCAAGTAATGAAGGCATCTCACGCATTTAATATGCTTGATGCTCGCCATGCTATTTCAGTAACAGAACGTCAACGTTACATTTTACGCGTACGTACTCTTGCAAAAGCATGTGCTGAAAGTTATTTCCAGAAGCGTGAAGCGCTTGGTTTCCCACTTTGTAATAAGGAGTCTTAA
- the yihI gene encoding Der GTPase-activating protein YihI, which translates to MARSKKSRKVGLIGVRKDPDRKPGQKRLESTPRPKKHKGKPAGSRHNVEQGENGASKRRENQDPRLGSKKPIPLVVKKTTITTPKEKQKFATPSEELAALEADQRLASLLDKLDDDKQLTKEQQSYVDEKMARHRILCDLLGIVEDDDEDDDEMDPLDDLDAIDINDFKK; encoded by the coding sequence ATGGCAAGATCAAAAAAGTCTCGTAAAGTTGGACTCATTGGCGTCAGGAAAGATCCTGATCGTAAACCTGGGCAAAAACGTCTGGAAAGTACTCCTCGTCCAAAGAAGCATAAAGGCAAACCAGCGGGTAGCCGTCACAACGTTGAGCAAGGTGAAAACGGTGCTTCTAAACGTCGTGAAAATCAAGACCCACGTTTAGGCAGTAAGAAACCTATTCCTTTAGTCGTTAAGAAAACGACAATTACCACGCCGAAAGAAAAGCAGAAATTCGCCACACCTAGCGAAGAGCTAGCGGCACTTGAAGCAGATCAGCGTTTAGCGTCATTGTTAGATAAGCTTGATGACGACAAGCAACTTACTAAAGAGCAACAATCTTACGTTGATGAAAAAATGGCACGCCACCGCATTCTTTGTGATTTGCTTGGCATCGTAGAAGACGATGATGAGGATGACGACGAGATGGATCCATTAGACGATTTAGACGCTATAGATATTAACGACTTTAAGAAATAG
- a CDS encoding DUF2489 domain-containing protein, producing the protein MLWTVLVIVALLVIVALGFYAGRLLFQLKQQNQRQQKVRDERVKTISESIYTIAKAMEQQQCDLSEGVIRIVNLLGALPILSPPDHKASYPHTYALFVEVSGFAVLEDRQKLTKQERRKQDLAREQIESDYESKVLSEMPAIKAYCQSIS; encoded by the coding sequence ATGCTGTGGACAGTGTTAGTTATTGTGGCGCTATTAGTTATCGTCGCACTTGGTTTTTATGCCGGTCGGTTGTTGTTCCAGCTAAAGCAACAAAACCAACGCCAGCAGAAGGTCAGAGACGAGCGCGTAAAAACGATTAGCGAAAGTATTTACACTATCGCTAAAGCTATGGAGCAACAACAGTGCGACTTATCTGAAGGGGTTATTCGGATAGTCAACTTATTGGGTGCATTACCTATTTTGTCTCCGCCAGATCATAAAGCCTCCTACCCTCATACTTATGCGTTATTCGTAGAAGTTAGCGGCTTTGCCGTGCTAGAAGATAGGCAGAAACTGACTAAACAAGAAAGGCGTAAGCAAGACTTGGCTAGAGAGCAAATTGAGTCAGATTATGAATCTAAAGTGTTAAGTGAAATGCCAGCAATCAAGGCTTATTGCCAGTCTATTAGTTAA
- the elbB gene encoding isoprenoid biosynthesis glyoxalase ElbB, whose product MKQVAVILSGCGVFDGAEIHESVLTLLAIEQAGVGYQCFAPDKAQMHVVNHLTGEVSEDETRNVLVESARIARGNVKPITECKVSDFDYLILPGGFGAAKNLCSFAVDGEKSTVDKNVLAVCTDFAKAKKPVAYACIAPAIAASVYGNDVKLTIGSDEDTANTLNALGACHVNCEVDEVVVDVENKLVTTPAYMSAQNILQAHASINKMVETVLAMK is encoded by the coding sequence ATGAAACAAGTTGCAGTTATTTTAAGTGGTTGTGGTGTATTTGATGGCGCTGAAATTCATGAGTCAGTATTAACGCTTTTAGCTATTGAACAAGCCGGGGTAGGTTACCAATGTTTTGCGCCAGATAAAGCTCAAATGCACGTAGTGAATCATTTAACGGGAGAAGTTTCAGAGGATGAAACGCGTAATGTATTGGTTGAGTCTGCACGAATTGCCCGAGGCAATGTTAAGCCTATTACAGAATGTAAGGTATCAGACTTCGATTACCTTATCTTACCTGGTGGATTTGGGGCTGCTAAGAATTTGTGTTCATTTGCAGTTGATGGTGAAAAAAGCACGGTAGATAAGAACGTACTCGCGGTATGTACCGACTTTGCGAAAGCAAAAAAACCTGTGGCCTATGCATGCATTGCACCTGCTATTGCAGCTAGCGTATACGGAAACGATGTTAAACTGACCATTGGTAGCGATGAAGATACCGCCAATACCTTGAACGCGTTAGGAGCATGCCACGTAAACTGTGAAGTAGATGAAGTGGTGGTAGACGTGGAAAATAAACTGGTTACTACGCCAGCTTATATGTCGGCACAAAATATCTTACAAGCCCATGCTAGTATTAATAAAATGGTAGAAACGGTACTAGCGATGAAATAA
- a CDS encoding c-type cytochrome, whose product MKKLCLLLCVSLGISVSAMAEGDAEAGKAKSAVCAACHGPDGNSMIDMNPKIAGQHEKYLVKQLMEFKLASQTGGEEGRNNAVMNGMAAPLSEQDMKDLAAYFSSQTPKEGETPEQYIEAGRALYQGGDESRGITACIACHGPKGNGMGLAGFPDISGQHVTYTAAQLKSFRAGERHNDMNGMMRDIAMKLTDEDIEILSNYIAGLH is encoded by the coding sequence ATGAAAAAACTGTGTTTGTTATTGTGTGTGTCTTTAGGTATTTCAGTTTCTGCGATGGCAGAAGGTGATGCTGAAGCCGGTAAAGCAAAATCTGCAGTATGTGCAGCATGTCATGGACCTGATGGTAACAGCATGATAGACATGAATCCCAAAATAGCAGGACAACACGAAAAGTACCTCGTTAAGCAATTAATGGAGTTCAAGCTTGCGTCACAGACAGGTGGCGAAGAAGGCCGTAACAATGCCGTAATGAATGGTATGGCAGCCCCTCTTTCAGAACAAGACATGAAAGACCTCGCCGCTTACTTCTCTAGCCAAACACCTAAAGAAGGTGAAACGCCAGAACAATACATTGAAGCTGGTCGTGCTTTATACCAAGGCGGCGATGAGTCTCGTGGTATTACTGCATGTATTGCATGTCACGGTCCTAAAGGTAACGGTATGGGCTTAGCGGGTTTCCCTGATATCAGTGGCCAGCATGTGACCTATACTGCAGCACAATTGAAATCTTTCCGTGCAGGCGAGCGCCACAACGATATGAATGGCATGATGCGTGATATTGCGATGAAATTAACCGATGAAGATATCGAAATTTTATCTAACTATATCGCGGGCTTACACTAA
- a CDS encoding TrkH family potassium uptake protein, whose product MHYRAIVRILGLLIALFSVTMIPPAVVSLIYQDGSGLPFTLAFFICVGGGMVLWYPNRQQKNDLRAREGFLIVALFWSVLASVGAIPLMLLEQPSMTVTDAFFESFSGLTTTGATVIEGIDFLPHSVQFYRQQLQWLGGMGIIVLAVAILPILGVGGMQLYRAETPGPVKDNKMTPRIADTAKHLWYIYLSITIACAAAYWLAGMDMFDAICHAFSTVAIGGFSTHDASLGYFNSPMVNVVCTVFLLIAALNFSLHYAAVSTRSVKGYFNDPEFKAFFFIQATLIMLCFLVLTLSGFYDSAETALDQAMIQAVSISTTAGFATTDFSIWPTFLPILLIFSSFIGGCASSTGGGLKVVRVCLLFLQGKREVDRLIHPKAVYSVKLGERAMPDKVVEAVWGFFSAYAVVFVILMIGLIATGLDNLSAFTATAAMLNNLGPGLGSVASNYAGVTDAGKWILVVGMVFGRLEVFSLLVLFSPTFWRS is encoded by the coding sequence ATGCACTACCGTGCCATTGTACGAATTTTAGGGCTCCTTATTGCGCTATTTAGCGTAACCATGATCCCACCTGCTGTGGTATCTCTGATTTATCAAGACGGTAGTGGTTTGCCCTTTACCCTTGCGTTTTTTATTTGCGTGGGTGGTGGTATGGTGCTTTGGTACCCAAACCGACAGCAAAAAAATGATTTGCGAGCGCGAGAAGGCTTTTTAATTGTTGCTCTATTCTGGTCGGTACTAGCAAGTGTGGGTGCCATTCCACTTATGTTACTAGAACAGCCTAGCATGACCGTCACTGATGCTTTTTTTGAATCATTCTCAGGGCTAACTACAACCGGTGCGACGGTCATTGAAGGCATTGATTTCCTACCTCATTCGGTGCAGTTCTATCGACAACAACTACAATGGCTTGGCGGCATGGGTATCATTGTACTCGCCGTAGCAATATTGCCTATTTTAGGGGTTGGGGGCATGCAGCTATACCGTGCAGAAACTCCTGGGCCGGTTAAAGATAATAAAATGACCCCCCGTATTGCAGATACGGCTAAACACCTTTGGTACATTTATCTTTCTATCACTATTGCATGCGCTGCCGCTTACTGGTTGGCTGGTATGGATATGTTTGATGCTATTTGCCATGCGTTTTCTACGGTTGCCATTGGGGGCTTCTCTACCCACGATGCTAGCCTTGGCTACTTTAATAGCCCAATGGTGAATGTGGTTTGTACGGTCTTTCTATTAATCGCTGCACTTAACTTTTCACTCCATTACGCAGCAGTGAGTACCCGTTCGGTAAAAGGCTATTTTAACGACCCAGAATTTAAAGCTTTTTTCTTTATTCAAGCCACACTTATCATGCTGTGCTTCTTAGTACTCACCCTATCTGGGTTTTACGACTCTGCGGAAACAGCGCTCGATCAAGCTATGATTCAAGCCGTATCAATCAGCACTACGGCGGGGTTTGCCACCACAGACTTCTCAATTTGGCCTACGTTTTTACCCATACTACTCATCTTTTCAAGTTTCATTGGAGGCTGTGCTAGCTCTACGGGGGGCGGGTTAAAAGTGGTTCGTGTCTGTTTGTTATTCCTGCAGGGTAAGCGTGAAGTAGACAGGCTTATTCATCCTAAGGCGGTGTATTCCGTTAAGTTAGGTGAGCGAGCAATGCCGGATAAAGTCGTCGAGGCGGTATGGGGCTTCTTCTCGGCTTACGCTGTTGTGTTTGTGATACTAATGATAGGCCTAATCGCCACAGGGCTAGATAACTTAAGCGCGTTTACCGCCACTGCAGCCATGTTAAATAACCTTGGTCCTGGATTGGGCAGTGTTGCATCTAACTATGCGGGTGTGACCGATGCTGGAAAGTGGATTTTAGTTGTGGGAATGGTGTTTGGGCGACTGGAAGTCTTTTCCTTGCTGGTACTATTCTCTCCTACTTTCTGGCGAAGCTAG
- the polA gene encoding DNA polymerase I: protein MTDSKKPPFILVDGSSYLFRAFHGLPPLTNSKGQDTGAIYGVVNMLKSLIRQYNPTHMAVIFDAKGKTFRDDIYEEYKANRPPMPEELRSQIEPLHTIIKAMGLPVIVESGVEADDVIGTLACRATEHGIDTLISTGDKDMAQLVNDNVTLINTMTNQIMDIEGVNMKFGIPPELVIDFLALKGDKVDNIPGVPGVGDKSAQALLNGIGGISAIYDNLDKIADLSFRGSKTMATKMQEYEEQARLSYTLATIAIDLDLEYKIDELRPTAPDNQTLQSMFAEYEFKRWHTEISALIAGDGSESSKPTSVESGSDSSDTDEVLPESNIDKSGYEVVLDEATFEAWIEKLKAAPLIAVDTETTSVNYMEAELVGVSFCIEPGAAAYVPVAHDYPDAPTQLSREYVLAALKPILESETIIKVGQHIKYDKNVLAHYDIILNGIGFDTMLESYVLNSTAQRHDMDSLALAYLGHKTIHFEEIAGKGAKQLTFNQIGLEEAGPYAAEDADITMRLHQAIWAKLENEPKLKTLLVDVEVPVACVLSRMEQQGVLIESQRLRQQSQDLATRIAELEKEVHEEAGEVFNLGSPKQLQHILFEKMSLPVIKKTPKGAPSTSEEVLQELALEFPLPKKLMEYRGLTKLKNTYTDKLPKMINHRTGRVHTSYHQAITATGRLSSTDPNLQNIPIRNEEGRKVRQAFVPREGYKIVAADYSQIELRIMAHLSGDEGLLDAFAHGRDIHKATAAEVFGVTLDEVTTEQRRSAKAINFGLIYGMSAFGLAKQLNIPRHEAQKYMDLYFERYPGVLEYMDSTREGAKEKGYVETVFGRRLYLPDIKASNGARRKGAERAAINAPMQGTAADIIKMAMIKVDDWITSLESDNIIMMMQVHDELVFEIKEEHLEEQVKNIVSLMEQAAVLNVPLVVEAGVGDNWDEAH from the coding sequence ATGACAGATTCGAAAAAGCCCCCTTTTATTCTAGTAGATGGATCATCTTATCTATTTAGAGCATTTCACGGATTACCACCTCTGACGAACTCAAAAGGTCAGGATACCGGTGCGATCTATGGTGTTGTCAACATGCTGAAAAGCTTGATTAGACAGTACAACCCTACTCACATGGCAGTCATCTTTGATGCCAAAGGTAAAACGTTTCGCGACGATATTTATGAAGAATATAAAGCGAATCGCCCACCTATGCCGGAAGAGTTACGTAGTCAAATAGAACCATTACATACCATCATCAAAGCCATGGGGTTACCTGTAATCGTTGAGTCTGGCGTTGAAGCCGATGATGTTATAGGTACCCTAGCCTGTCGTGCCACAGAGCACGGTATCGATACGTTGATCAGTACTGGCGATAAAGACATGGCGCAACTCGTCAACGACAATGTCACCTTGATCAATACCATGACGAATCAGATTATGGATATTGAAGGGGTAAACATGAAATTCGGTATTCCACCGGAACTGGTAATCGACTTCTTAGCCCTTAAGGGTGACAAGGTAGATAATATTCCTGGCGTACCCGGTGTGGGTGATAAAAGTGCCCAAGCGCTATTAAACGGTATTGGTGGCATCAGTGCTATCTATGACAATCTTGATAAAATTGCCGATCTCTCATTTAGAGGGAGCAAGACGATGGCAACTAAAATGCAAGAGTATGAAGAACAAGCTCGCTTGTCATACACCCTTGCCACGATTGCCATTGATTTAGATCTAGAATACAAAATAGATGAGCTTCGCCCTACTGCTCCGGATAACCAAACCTTACAGTCGATGTTTGCAGAGTATGAATTCAAGCGCTGGCATACCGAAATTAGCGCATTGATCGCAGGTGATGGTAGTGAGTCCTCAAAGCCAACAAGTGTTGAGAGCGGATCAGATTCAAGCGATACAGATGAAGTATTACCAGAAAGTAATATCGATAAATCTGGTTATGAGGTGGTGTTAGATGAAGCTACGTTTGAGGCTTGGATTGAAAAACTAAAAGCAGCACCGCTTATTGCTGTTGATACTGAAACGACCAGTGTTAACTACATGGAAGCTGAACTTGTTGGTGTTTCTTTTTGTATTGAACCTGGTGCTGCGGCTTACGTGCCAGTTGCTCATGATTACCCTGATGCACCCACGCAGTTATCAAGAGAGTACGTGCTAGCAGCATTGAAGCCTATTTTAGAGTCTGAAACCATCATCAAAGTGGGTCAGCACATTAAATATGACAAGAATGTACTCGCGCATTACGACATCATCCTAAATGGTATCGGCTTTGACACTATGCTGGAAAGCTATGTGTTAAACAGCACCGCGCAGCGACATGACATGGATTCGCTAGCCCTTGCCTATTTAGGTCATAAAACGATTCACTTTGAAGAAATTGCCGGCAAAGGCGCTAAACAGCTTACTTTTAACCAAATTGGGTTAGAAGAAGCTGGCCCTTATGCTGCCGAAGATGCTGATATTACTATGCGCCTTCATCAAGCAATATGGGCAAAGCTAGAGAACGAACCCAAACTTAAAACGTTGTTGGTTGATGTTGAAGTGCCGGTTGCTTGTGTTTTATCTCGTATGGAACAGCAAGGTGTATTAATTGAAAGCCAACGGTTGCGCCAGCAGAGCCAAGACTTAGCTACGCGTATTGCTGAGCTAGAAAAAGAAGTGCATGAAGAAGCAGGCGAAGTATTTAATTTAGGTTCACCAAAACAGCTTCAACACATTTTGTTTGAGAAGATGTCGTTACCGGTTATCAAGAAAACCCCCAAGGGTGCCCCTTCTACTTCTGAAGAAGTATTACAAGAACTTGCCCTTGAATTCCCGTTACCTAAAAAGTTAATGGAGTATAGAGGGTTAACCAAGCTTAAGAATACGTATACCGACAAACTCCCTAAAATGATTAATCATCGCACGGGTCGTGTTCATACTTCCTACCATCAAGCTATTACGGCAACGGGCCGGTTGTCGTCAACGGATCCTAACCTTCAAAACATTCCTATTCGAAATGAAGAAGGCCGTAAGGTAAGACAAGCATTTGTTCCACGTGAAGGCTATAAGATTGTAGCTGCCGATTATTCTCAAATTGAACTTAGAATAATGGCCCATTTGTCGGGCGATGAAGGTCTTCTTGATGCATTTGCTCACGGCAGAGACATTCACAAAGCTACCGCTGCAGAAGTATTTGGGGTTACGCTTGATGAAGTGACAACGGAGCAACGTCGTAGTGCTAAGGCCATAAACTTTGGTTTGATCTATGGAATGAGCGCCTTTGGCCTTGCCAAACAACTTAATATTCCACGTCACGAAGCACAAAAATACATGGACTTATATTTTGAGCGCTACCCTGGCGTGCTTGAGTACATGGACAGCACTAGAGAAGGCGCTAAAGAAAAAGGTTACGTGGAAACAGTGTTTGGTCGACGCTTGTACCTACCCGACATTAAAGCCAGTAATGGGGCGCGCCGTAAAGGCGCAGAACGGGCAGCAATTAATGCGCCGATGCAAGGCACAGCTGCCGACATCATTAAAATGGCCATGATAAAGGTTGATGACTGGATCACCTCACTTGAAAGCGACAATATAATCATGATGATGCAGGTACACGATGAATTGGTGTTTGAGATTAAAGAAGAACATCTAGAGGAACAGGTTAAAAATATCGTCAGCTTGATGGAACAAGCCGCTGTATTAAATGTGCCGCTGGTGGTTGAAGCGGGCGTGGGCGATAACTGGGATGAAGCTCACTAA